One window of the Prochlorococcus marinus CUG1438 genome contains the following:
- the crtH gene encoding carotene isomerase — translation MRLKNEINKANFDAIIIGSGIGGLVTASQLAAKGAKVLVLEKYIIPGGSGGSFKRKGYTFDVGASMIFGFGDKGYTNLLTRALKDVNEKCETIPDPVQLEYHLPNNFNIAVDKNYDQFIRKLSASFPNEKEGIKKFYDTCANVFNCLDTMPLLSIEDPSYLLKVFFKSPLSCLGLARWLPVNAGDVARKFIKDPELLKFIDIECFCWSVMPALKTPMINAGMVFTDRHAGGINYPRGGVGKIAEKLVSGMEKLGGKIRYKANVTEILLKNERAVGVKLSNGEEIHSNVIVSNSTRWDTFGLKGKKKGLITSKNVPKSEHKWSDTYKASPSFVSMHLGIEKNAISNNFNCHHIIVENWDELESEKGVIFVSIPTLLDSSLAPEGKHIVHAFTPSSMSEWEGLSRKEYLQKKEEYFTFLVEKISTIIPNLENNIDHKEIGTPKTHKKFLGRYEGSYGPIPSQKLLGLLPMPFNTTKIKNLYCVGDSCFPGQGLNAVAFSGYACAHKIGSRLNINSFNLPD, via the coding sequence ATGAGACTCAAAAATGAAATTAATAAGGCAAATTTCGATGCAATCATTATTGGTTCAGGAATAGGAGGGTTAGTTACAGCATCACAACTAGCTGCGAAGGGGGCTAAAGTTTTAGTTCTAGAAAAATATATAATTCCAGGAGGAAGTGGGGGTTCTTTTAAGAGAAAAGGTTATACCTTTGATGTCGGAGCTTCAATGATATTTGGATTTGGTGATAAAGGTTATACCAATTTATTAACTCGTGCTCTAAAAGATGTAAATGAAAAATGCGAAACGATACCTGATCCAGTGCAACTGGAATATCATCTCCCAAATAATTTTAATATTGCCGTAGATAAAAATTATGATCAATTTATTAGAAAATTATCAGCAAGTTTCCCAAATGAAAAAGAGGGCATAAAAAAATTCTATGATACTTGTGCAAATGTATTTAATTGTTTAGATACAATGCCTCTTTTATCAATTGAGGATCCCAGTTACCTTTTAAAAGTTTTTTTTAAATCTCCTTTATCTTGTTTAGGTTTAGCTAGATGGTTACCGGTAAATGCGGGAGATGTTGCAAGGAAGTTTATAAAGGATCCTGAACTCTTAAAATTTATAGATATTGAATGTTTTTGTTGGTCAGTCATGCCAGCCCTCAAAACTCCCATGATTAATGCAGGAATGGTTTTTACAGATAGGCATGCGGGCGGTATAAATTATCCCAGAGGGGGTGTAGGAAAAATAGCCGAGAAATTAGTTTCTGGTATGGAAAAATTAGGAGGAAAAATTCGCTATAAGGCTAATGTTACTGAAATACTTTTAAAGAATGAGAGGGCGGTAGGAGTTAAACTTTCAAACGGGGAGGAAATTCACTCAAATGTCATCGTATCTAATTCAACTAGATGGGATACATTTGGACTAAAAGGGAAAAAGAAAGGATTAATTACAAGTAAAAACGTGCCGAAAAGTGAACATAAGTGGTCAGATACTTATAAAGCTTCTCCTTCTTTTGTCTCAATGCACCTTGGGATAGAAAAAAATGCTATAAGCAATAACTTCAATTGTCATCATATAATTGTTGAGAACTGGGATGAATTAGAAAGTGAAAAGGGGGTGATTTTTGTTTCTATACCCACTTTGCTTGACTCGTCTTTGGCTCCAGAAGGAAAGCATATCGTCCATGCATTTACTCCTTCATCAATGAGTGAATGGGAAGGTCTTTCAAGAAAAGAATACCTTCAAAAGAAAGAGGAATATTTCACATTTCTTGTTGAAAAGATTTCTACTATCATACCTAATCTCGAAAATAATATTGATCACAAAGAAATTGGAACTCCAAAAACCCACAAAAAGTTTCTTGGAAGATATGAAGGTAGTTACGGACCAATTCCTAGTCAAAAGTTGCTTGGACTTTTGCCAATGCCTTTTAATACTACAAAAATTAAAAACCTTTACTGTGTCGGGGATTCATGCTTCCCTGGACAAGGACTCAATGCGGTAGCTTTTAGCGGGTATGCTTGTGCACATAAAATAGGTTCAAGATTAAATATAAATAGTTTCAACTTGCCAGATTAA